The genomic window GGCGCGTCCGCACCCAGGTCGCCGAACTTCCCGGCGGCATCGCCGAGCTGGGCGAGGCCGACGTCATCTGGGCGAGCGGCTCGGTCCACCATGTGGGCGATCAGCGCGCCGCTCTCACCGGCCTGGCCCGCCTGTTGCGTCCCGGCGGCCTGCTGGCGCTGCTGGAAGGCGGACTTCAGCCGCGCCATCTGCCCCGCGACATCGGCATCGGCCGCCCCGGCCTCGAAAGCCGGATCGACGCGGCCGGCACCCTCTGGTTCGAGGAGATGCGCGCCGGGCTGCCGGACACCACGGCGGAGATCGAGGACTGGCGCGCCCTGCTCGGAGCGGCCGGCCTGACGCCCACGATCAGCCGCTCCTTCCTGCTGGACATCCCGGCCCCCGTCACCGCTGCCGTACGCGAACAACTCGTCTCCGTCTTCACCTGGCTGCGCAAGTCCCTGGACGGCCGGCTCGACGCCGACGACAGCGCCGTACTGGACCGGCTCCTCGACCCCGAGGACAAGGAGGGCCTGATGCACCGCCCGGACTGCTTCCTGCTGGCAGCCCGCACGGTGCACACGGCACGACGCGGCTAGGCCCTGTCGTTCGGATCTTGCCGGGCTCGCGTGCCCTGGCACTGCCGCGTTGTCGTCCGCCGCCCCCGCGCCCTTCGGGCACGGGAGGTGCCCCCACCGCGTCGATTTCCTCCTCCGCCTTGCAGCTCCACGCGCCGCTGTGACATCAGCCGCTCCGCGGCGGGCCGCTCGCTGATCCGGCCTGATCCAAACGACGGGGCCCAGGCTCTGTCCCAAAGCGGGCCCGCGGCCCGGCGTCTGCGTCGTCAGGCGCCCAGGTTGAAGGACGCCGGGTCCGGGCCCAGGCGGCGGCCCTCGTCGAGGGCGGCGAGGGCGGCGAGGTCGTCCGTGTCCAGTTCGAAGTCGAAGACCTCGATGTTCTCCCGGATCCGGGACGGGGTCACGGACTTCGGGATCACCACGTTGCCCAGCTGGAGGTGCCAGCGCAGGACGACCTGCGCCGCGGTCCTGCCGTGCTTCTGCGCGACGGCGACGACCGTCGGGACCTCCAGCAGCCCCCGGCCCTGGCCGAGCGGGGACCACGCCTCGGTGGCGATGCCGTGCTTGGCGTGGAAGGCGCGGGACTCGGCCTGCTGGAGCTGGGGGTGCAGCTCGATCTGGTTGACCGCGGGCACGACCGACGTCTCGGCCAGCAGCCGCTCCAGGTGCTCGGGAAGGAAGTTGGAGACCCCGATGGCCCGGGCGCGGCCGTCGGCGAGGACGGTCTCGAGCGCCTTGTACGTGTCCACGTAGGCGTCCTTGGCGGGCACCGGCCAGTGGATCAGGTACAGGTCGACGTGGTCGAGGCCGAGCCTGGCCAGCGAGGCGTCGAAGGCGCGGAGCGTCGCGTCGTACCCCTGATCGCCGTTCCAGAGCTTGGTGGTGACGAAGAGCTCCTCGCGGGGGATCCCGGAGGCGGCGACGGCCTCGCCGGTGCCCTTCTCGTTTTCGTAGACGGCTGCCGTGTCGATGCTGCGGTAGCCGGCCTCCAGCGCCGTGCCGACGGCCTGCGCCGCCTCGGCGTCCGGCACCTGCCAGACGCCGAAGCCGAGCTGGGGCATGGCAACGCCGTTGTTGAGGGTCAGGGAGGGGACCTTGCTCACGAGCGATCGATCCTTACGTCGTCGGTGGGTGCTCACATGGTGAACGATCACTCCGGCGGAGGCATTCCCCGCCGGACGGCCGCTTCGCCGAACACGCTATCTCCCTGTGAACACCCCCCGACGGCGGTCCCGCCCCGCCGGTCAGACGGCGCTGTACGGGCGGTCGCGGCGCGCGTCGTGGAGCACGGTGCCCCACCACTCCAGCTGGTCGAGGAGGACCTTCGCGGCGCCGTTCGGGCCTTCGGGGTCCCGCAGGGCGCCCTCGGGCGAGAAGAGCTCGTAGTAGCGGGGGAAGGACACGTAATCGCGCACCGTGTGGGCGTGCAGCTCGCCGAAGACCTGACGCAGCTGCTCGATGGCGAGCAGACCGCCGCTCGCGCCGCTGTAGCCGACGAACCCGACGGGCTTGGTCTGCCACTGGGTGTAGTGCCAGTCGATCGCCGCCTTGAGCGACGCCGGGAAGCTGCGGTTGTAGTCGGGCGTCACGACGACGAACGCGTCGGCCGCGTCGAGCCGGCGGGTGAGCTCCGCCATCCCCTCGGGCCGCGGCATGTCGGGCTCCAGGGCCGGGGGTACGGGCGGCAGCTCCAGGGGCAGCTGTGCCTCCGCCAGGTCGACGAGGTCCACCGTGAACCGGCCGTGCTGCCGGGCCCGTTCCACGAACCAGTTCGCCACGACGGGGCCGAAGCGGCCTTCTCGGACGCTGCCGAGGATCACTGCGAGGTCGAGATTCTCCGATGTCATGCCCCTCAACCTGCCGGGGCGCCGGGCGGCGGGGGAGGCCGGGCCGGGACTGGTAGTGAGAGGGCCACGATCCGCGGTGGCGCGGCTGTTACGTTCGAAGGGTGAGCGACAACGAGCTGGGTCTGTTCCTGCGCAGCCGCCGGGAGGCCGTCACCCCGGCCGAGGTGGGCCTGCCCACGGGCTCGCGGCGCCGTACGCCCGGGCTCCGCAGAGCGGAGCTGGCCACGCTCGCCGGCGTCAGTGTCGAGTACGTGACCCGGCTGGAGCAGGGCCGTGACCGCCGGCCGTCGCCGCCGGTGCTGTCCGCGCTGGCCGACGCGCTGCGGCTCGGGCCCGCCGAGCGCATCCATATGCACCGTCTGACCAAGGCAGCCGACGGCGGCTTCTCCTGCCGGGGAGGGGCGGCACCGGTGCGCACGGTCCGGGCCACCGTGCGGGCCCTGCTCGACCGGCTCGAACCCGCCCCCGCCGTGCTGCTCAACCGGCTGAGCGAGATCCTCGCCTGCACGCGGGGGTACGAACGGCTCGCGGGCCCGCTCGGACTGCTCGACGGCGACCCGCCCAACCTCGCGCGGTACGTCTTCACCGACGCGCGGGCACGCGCCGCGTTCCCGGACTGGGAGCTCGTCGCCGACCAGCAGGTGGCCGCGCTCAAACAGGGGCCGTTCCGGGCCGACGCCTCCGTCGCGATGCTCGCCGACGAGCTGACGGTCACCGCGGGGGCGGCGTTCGCCGGACGCGTGGGGACCGTACCCGGACTGCCGCGGTCCACCGGCGTCACCCGGCTCGCCCACCCGGAAGCGGGCGAGCTGCGCCTCGCGTACGAGACGCTCGACCTGCCCGCCGACGACGACCAGCGGCTCCTCGTCCACCTCCCCGCGGACGACGCCACCTCCGCGGCGCTGGACCGCCTCAGCGGCCGCCGGCCGGGGGCGCTGCGGGCGGTGTCCGGCTGACGCCCTGCGTTCCGAGGTAGGCGGCGGCCACTCTCGGGTCGGCCCGTATCTCCTCCGGAGTGCCCTCCGCGAGGACCTCGCCCAGGTCGAGGACGACGACGCGGGAGCACAGCTCCATCACGAAGGCGACATTGTGCTCGACGAGCAGGACCGCGCAGTTCCGCTCTTCGGCCGTGTGCCGGATGACGGCGGCGAGCAGGGCCCGTTCGTCCGCCGACATGCCCGAGGCCGGCTCGTCCAGGAGCAGCACGCGGGGCGGGTCGGCGAGCGCCCGCGCCAGCTCGACCATCCGCGCCTGGCCCACGGGGAGCCCGCCGGCGTACCGCTCCGCGAGCGGGTCCATGCCGCACTCGCGCAGTACCGCCGCGGCGCGCTCGCGGCGGGATGCGGCCGCGCCGCGCCGCCACTCCTGGGCGACGAGGAGATTGTCCCGCACCGTCAACTGCCCGAAGAGCTGCTGGCGCTGGAAGGTGCGGCGCAGCCCGTGCCGGGCGCGCCACACGGAGGAGCGGCGCGTGATGTCCGCGCCGGCCAGGACGATCCGCCCCTCGTCGGCCCGGCGGATCCCGGAGACCACGTCGAACAGGGTGGTCTTGCCCGCCCCGTTGGGCCCGATCAGCCCGCACACCTCTCCCGGGCGCAGTCCGAGGCCCACGCCGTGCAGCGCGCGTACGCCGCCGAACCGTACGCCGACGTCATGTGCCTCCAGGACGAACGCGGTCATCGCCGCACCTCCCGGCCGATTCCCAGGTACGCCTCCGTGAGCCGGTCGGTCTCCACCTCGGCGCGCGGGCCGCACCAGGCGACGCGGCCCTCCGCCAGATACGCCACGGTGTCCGCGATGCCGAGCACGTCGACGGCCTTCTCCTCCACCAGCAGCAGCGCGGAGCCGGCCGCGCGGAGCTCCTCGAACACCCGGAACACCTCCTCGACGACGCGCGGCGCGAGCCCGAGCGACGGCTCGTCCGCGATCAGCACGGCGGGCGGCCGCTGGAGGAGCGGGGCGAGGGCGAGCATCTGCTGCTCCCCGCCCGAGAGGGACCCGGCGAGCACACTGCGCCGGGCGGCGAGCTCGGGGAACCGGGCGTACGCCTCCTCGCGCGCGGCCCCGTCCGCCAGCTGGAGCGCGAGGTTCTCCTCGATGGTGAGCCCGGGGAAGACCCCCCGCCCCTCGGGCGCCAGCAGCACCCCGCGCCGCGCCCGCCGCACGGCACCGTCGTGGCTGACGTCCCGCCCGTAGACGTACACCCCGCCGCTCCGTGCGCCGAGCGCCCCCGCGGCGACGCGGCAGGCGGTGGACTTCCCCGCCCCGTTGGGCCCGAGCACGGCGACCAACTCCCCGGCCCGCACCCGGAGATCCACGCCTCGCAGCACATCGGCGCCGCCGTACCCGGCGTGCACGGCGACCAACTCCAGTGCGGGGGTGGTCACTTCTCCCGCCCTTGCGCCTGCGCCTGCGCGCGGAGGCGTGGGTGGCCCCCCGCTTCCCGCGACCGGGAGCAAGCCGTCGGCCCCGCCGGCCGCGTGCGGCCCGCCGCCCCCGAACTCCGCGCCATGCACCCCCGGTTCGGCCGGGTACGGCACGAAGCCGCTGTCGTAGGGCGGCTCCCCGTTCCGGGTGCCCGCCTGCGCAGCGAGGGTCTCGGCCGGGTCGGAGCCTTTCGCCGGCCGAGGCGCGGAGCTGCCGTTTCCGGGGGTTCGGGCGCGGAGCCCCCGGGCGGGGGCCCGGGTGCCCCCGGCCCCCGGCGTCCCCCCGGCCCCCGGCGTCCCCGCGGCCCGGCGGGCGTGCAGGCGCGTCGGGAGCGCCGCGCAGTAGCCGTCGGGATCGTTCGCCAGTGCCAGGCCCGCCAGGCCGAAGAGGATCACCGGCAGGTGCGAGGACTCCGTCACGTACTCGGCGAGCAGATGCGGCACCAGCGCGAAGACCAGCCCCGCCACCACCGCGAACTGCGGCCTCCGCAGGCCCGCCGCGACCACCACCGCCAGCCAGACGAGACCCGTCATCGCGGTGAAGTCGCTCGCCGTGACACGGGTGTTGTACGAGGCGTAGAGCACGCCCCCGAACCCGGCGAGCCCCGCCGACACCGTGAACAGGAGCAGCTTCGTCCGCACCACCGACACACCCGACGCCGACGCCGACGCCGCCGCGGGCGCGGAGCGCACCGCCAGCATCGCGCGCCCGGTGGGGGAGTCGCGCAGGGCGCTGAGGGCGGCGACGGCCGCCGCCACCAGGACCACCAGCGCCACGCCCATCGCCCGGTCGTCGCCGAGGTCCACAGGGCCGAGCACGGGGCGCGGGATCTCCCACCCGGCGTCGCCGTTGCGCAGCCACCGGAACTGGAAGAGCACCTGGTCCGCCAGGAAGGCCAGGGCGAGTGTCGCCAGGGCGAGCGAGCGCCCGCCCAGCCGCAGCGCCGGCAGCGCGGCGACGGCGCCGAGCAGCGCCGCCGCACACGTGCCGACGGCCGCCGCCGCCGCGAACGGCCAGCCGTGGCTCATCAGGAGACC from Streptomyces sp. FIT100 includes these protein-coding regions:
- a CDS encoding trans-aconitate 2-methyltransferase produces the protein MNRHHGNQGHGQGHGHHHDSTHIDWDEMAPLLERGGEMHLPLYAQAAAWIGEQLPVAGVRRVLDIGSGPGVVTCMLAEAFPYAEIVAVDATPALLDRARARAEGRGLGGRVRTQVAELPGGIAELGEADVIWASGSVHHVGDQRAALTGLARLLRPGGLLALLEGGLQPRHLPRDIGIGRPGLESRIDAAGTLWFEEMRAGLPDTTAEIEDWRALLGAAGLTPTISRSFLLDIPAPVTAAVREQLVSVFTWLRKSLDGRLDADDSAVLDRLLDPEDKEGLMHRPDCFLLAARTVHTARRG
- a CDS encoding aldo/keto reductase, translating into MSKVPSLTLNNGVAMPQLGFGVWQVPDAEAAQAVGTALEAGYRSIDTAAVYENEKGTGEAVAASGIPREELFVTTKLWNGDQGYDATLRAFDASLARLGLDHVDLYLIHWPVPAKDAYVDTYKALETVLADGRARAIGVSNFLPEHLERLLAETSVVPAVNQIELHPQLQQAESRAFHAKHGIATEAWSPLGQGRGLLEVPTVVAVAQKHGRTAAQVVLRWHLQLGNVVIPKSVTPSRIRENIEVFDFELDTDDLAALAALDEGRRLGPDPASFNLGA
- a CDS encoding NADPH-dependent FMN reductase yields the protein MTSENLDLAVILGSVREGRFGPVVANWFVERARQHGRFTVDLVDLAEAQLPLELPPVPPALEPDMPRPEGMAELTRRLDAADAFVVVTPDYNRSFPASLKAAIDWHYTQWQTKPVGFVGYSGASGGLLAIEQLRQVFGELHAHTVRDYVSFPRYYELFSPEGALRDPEGPNGAAKVLLDQLEWWGTVLHDARRDRPYSAV
- a CDS encoding helix-turn-helix domain-containing protein, with protein sequence MSDNELGLFLRSRREAVTPAEVGLPTGSRRRTPGLRRAELATLAGVSVEYVTRLEQGRDRRPSPPVLSALADALRLGPAERIHMHRLTKAADGGFSCRGGAAPVRTVRATVRALLDRLEPAPAVLLNRLSEILACTRGYERLAGPLGLLDGDPPNLARYVFTDARARAAFPDWELVADQQVAALKQGPFRADASVAMLADELTVTAGAAFAGRVGTVPGLPRSTGVTRLAHPEAGELRLAYETLDLPADDDQRLLVHLPADDATSAALDRLSGRRPGALRAVSG
- a CDS encoding ABC transporter ATP-binding protein yields the protein MTAFVLEAHDVGVRFGGVRALHGVGLGLRPGEVCGLIGPNGAGKTTLFDVVSGIRRADEGRIVLAGADITRRSSVWRARHGLRRTFQRQQLFGQLTVRDNLLVAQEWRRGAAASRRERAAAVLRECGMDPLAERYAGGLPVGQARMVELARALADPPRVLLLDEPASGMSADERALLAAVIRHTAEERNCAVLLVEHNVAFVMELCSRVVVLDLGEVLAEGTPEEIRADPRVAAAYLGTQGVSRTPPAAPPAGGR
- a CDS encoding ABC transporter permease subunit is translated as MGDLLGFVLSGLVSGALYALLATGLVLSYSASGLFNFAHGATAYLCALAFYELHSGFGWPAVPTALLLVFVVAPGIGWGLDRLMFRRLAQVGETAQIVATIGLLVALPAAGLWTVELLADAGAPVLPAENQYGLPGVGPSPAVSWQPLDGVGVDSDQLITWLATAVAAAGLWVLMRHTRLGLRLRAAVDNRDLVELRGISADRLSSVAWMLSSGLAGLAGVLATPLLGLSAHDYTLFLFVSATAAVLGRFASVPLAFAGGLALGVLQNLVAGYASFAEGITGFRTAVPFLILFAGLLVMDRRRRTAGTAAADAPPVDYLAGRPWGRRWGGWAAAAALLAVAFYTVTTPFWSGILAQGLAIALVFVSFTVVTGLGAMVSLAQATFVTGAALVAGLLMSHGWPFAAAAAVGTCAAALLGAVAALPALRLGGRSLALATLALAFLADQVLFQFRWLRNGDAGWEIPRPVLGPVDLGDDRAMGVALVVLVAAAVAALSALRDSPTGRAMLAVRSAPAAASASASGVSVVRTKLLLFTVSAGLAGFGGVLYASYNTRVTASDFTAMTGLVWLAVVVAAGLRRPQFAVVAGLVFALVPHLLAEYVTESSHLPVILFGLAGLALANDPDGYCAALPTRLHARRAAGTPGAGGTPGAGGTRAPARGLRARTPGNGSSAPRPAKGSDPAETLAAQAGTRNGEPPYDSGFVPYPAEPGVHGAEFGGGGPHAAGGADGLLPVAGSGGPPTPPRAGAGARAGEVTTPALELVAVHAGYGGADVLRGVDLRVRAGELVAVLGPNGAGKSTACRVAAGALGARSGGVYVYGRDVSHDGAVRRARRGVLLAPEGRGVFPGLTIEENLALQLADGAAREEAYARFPELAARRSVLAGSLSGGEQQMLALAPLLQRPPAVLIADEPSLGLAPRVVEEVFRVFEELRAAGSALLLVEEKAVDVLGIADTVAYLAEGRVAWCGPRAEVETDRLTEAYLGIGREVRR